The Podospora pseudocomata strain CBS 415.72m chromosome 3, whole genome shotgun sequence genome window below encodes:
- a CDS encoding hypothetical protein (COG:S; EggNog:ENOG503NX9U; antiSMASH:Cluster_2), producing the protein MTTTEACRGLRRIVPVDDAPDDPTIDIIAIHGLGTESPRTWEFKKRNGDGVVNWLSDADMLPAALPKACIYTYDWNANYFANAPVQTLLGHADTLLGLIAEGRGSQTRPIIFVASCFGGLILAEVINRAAQEGSAYRHILISTVGIVFLATPFHGSDAAKQAQWQVLVAGIMGKQASDQLIKDLEQKHDFVRQRVQKFAEIANAEAVRLPLNCFFETRKTKILKRILPSEWANRLSIGITRKILVTESSACLHGFPRRGLDATHSGMNKFKGPECPNFKLVKDAVQQFAGNASDVLKRRENSIVKGHWIVRFGRNKEFVGRESILEDLLKRVLPSGDEDDCQRTAIEGLGGVGKTQIALETAYRIRDVQPECSVFWVPAVDATAFENAYRAIGQQLKVPGIDEEKADVKALIKSVLGRESMGNWLLIIDNADDEKLLFGDTALTDYLPFSRKGSILFTTRNHKLGLRLVESENHIIAVEEMSKDEALKLLGKNLKGSQMSDTRSNSALLEFLTNLPLAIRQASAYMAKEQISTARYLKLCKSSDENMVKLLSSHFDDRHRYKNIQNAVATTWLISFQQISDHDALAADCLRFLCFLAGKDIPHSLLPPAGTLETVEAIGTLKAYAFISQQNESDSYDIHRLVQISMLSWLDGKGERQEWTAKVLERLDDIFPWPKHENREEWIRYLPHTQHALQLRKRTDDEEATTGLLSKVGESFRSLGKYKEAEQMHRQALQLREKVLGKEHPDTLSSMSNLASVLDSQGKYEEAEQMHRQELQLREKVSEIR; encoded by the exons ATGACCACGACAGAG GCTTGCAGGGGACTCCGCCGGATCGTCCCAGTCGACGACGCTCCCGACGACCCGACGATTGA TATTATCGCAATCCACGGATTGGGCACCGAGTCGCCGCGGACATGGGAGtttaagaaaagaaatggggatggggttgtgaacTGGCTGTCGGACGCCGacatgctgccggcagcCCTACCAAAGGCCTGCATATATACGTACGACTGGAATGCAAACTACTTCGCAAATGCACCCGTGCAGACGCTGCTCGGCCATGCCGATACGCTACTCGGTCTTATCGCCGAAGGCCGTGGTTCGCAAACGCGACCGATTATCTTCGTCGcctcttgttttggagggcttaTTCTGGCCGAG GTGATTAACCGAGCTGCCCAGGAAGGCAGCGCCTATAGACATATCCTGATTTCCACTGTCGGCATCGTGTTTCTCGCCACTCCATTCCACGGTAGTGATGCTGCGAAGCAGGCTCAgtggcaggtgctggttgcCGGCATTATGGGAAAGCAGGCCTCTGACCAACTCATAAAAGACCTTGAGCAGAAACACGACTTCGTCCGCCAGCGCGTTCAGAAGTTCGCCGAGATCGCTAATGCTGAGGCAGTGCGACTACCCCTGAATTGCTTTTTCGAGACCAGGAAGACGAAGATACTAAAACGCATTCTACCGTCGGAGTGGGCGAATCGCCTATCAATAGGTATTACCCGCAAAATT CTTGTGACGGAGTCTTCGGCCTGCCTGCATGGTTTCCCTCGCCGAGGCCTGGATGCGACCCATTCAGGGATGAATAAATTTAAGGGTCCAGAATGCCCCAACTTCAAACTAGTTAAAGATGCGGTCCAGCAATTCGCGGGAAACGCATCGGATGTTTTGAAACGGCGGGAGAACT CTATCGTGAAGGGACACTGGATCGTCCGGTTCGGACGTAATAAGGAATTCGTCGGGCGTGAATCAATTCTCGAAGATCTTCTAAAGAGGGTTCTTCCTAGtggagacgaagatgacTGCCAACGGACCGCCATCGAAGGtctggggggggttggaaagacGCAGATCGCGCTGGAGACCGCTTATCGCATTCGCGACGTGCAGCCGGAATGCTCGGTCTTTTGGGTTCCCGCTGTGGATGCCACCGCTTTCGAGAATGCATACCGCGCTATCGGCCAGCAGCTTAAGGTACCGGGAatcgacgaagaaaaagcagatgTCAAGGCACTTATTAAGTCCGTATTGGGCCGCGAGAGTATGGGTAACTGGCTTTTGATCATCGacaacgccgacgatgaaAAGCTACTCTTTGGGGATACCGCCCTTACCGACTATCTTCCATTCAGCCGGAAAGGATCTATTCTTTTCACAACCCGAAACCACAAACTTGGATTAAGGCTGGTCGAGTCTGAAAATCATATTATCgcagttgaagaaatgaGCAAAGACGAGGCCCTTAAGCTATTAGGGAAAAACCTGAAAGGTTCTCAGATGAGCGACACAAGAAGCAACAGTGCGTTGCTAGAGTTTCTTActaacctccctctggcAATACGGCAAGCGTCTGCTTATatggccaaggagcagatcTCGACTGCGCGGTACCTCAAGCTATGCAAGTCCAGTGATGAGAATATGGTTAAGTTGTTAAGTAGtcactttgacgaccgaCACCGATATAAGAACATTCAAAATGCTGTCGCCACAACTTGGCTGATTTCGTTCCAGCAAATCTCAGATCACGACGCGCTGGCGGCTGACTGCCTCAGATTTCTGTGCTTTCTAGCCGGGAAGGATATTCCGCACTCcctgttgccgccggcggggaCGCTAGAGACTGTTGAAGCAATCGGGACCCTGAAGGCGTATGCATTTATCTCCCAACAGAATGAGTCGGATAGCTACGATATCCATCGGCTAGTTCAGATATCGATGCTGAGCTGGTtagatggaaagggagagcgaCAGGAATGGACAGCCAAAGTGTTAGAACGGCTTGACGATATATTCCCTTGGCCTAAACACGAAAACCGAGAAGAGTGGATAAGGTATCTTCCTCATACGCAACATGCTCTTCAACTACGGAAGAGaacagatgacgaggaagcgaCAACAGGTCTTCTTTCCAAAGTGGGTGAGAGCTTTCGCAGTTTAGGGAAGTataaggaggccgagcagatgcatcggcaggcgctgcagctaagggagaaggtgttgggcaaggagcatcccgacacgctcaGTAGCATGagcaaccttgcgagtgtgcttgatagccaagggaagtatgaggaggcagagcagatgcatcggcaggagctgcagctaagagAGAAGGTGTCGGAGATCAGATGA
- a CDS encoding hypothetical protein (COG:O; EggNog:ENOG503NYZ8; CAZy:CE1; antiSMASH:Cluster_2): MITIGTLALALLTATQAVEAQSSGCGKAPPSSGTKTMTVNGRQRQYILQLPNNYDRNKQHRVVIGYHWRDGSMNDVASGGFYGLRQLAGDSTIFVAPNGLNAGWANNGGEDITFTDQIVTMLKNDLCVNEGEFFATGWSYGGAMSHSAACSRPDVFKAVAVIAGAQLSGCSGGNSPVAYLGMHGAADNVLPISMGRQLRDKWLQTNGCTSKNAPEPSSGQQNHIKTEYSCTRAAVTWIANGGGHVPDPSGSNGVKFAPGETWSFFNAAVGGGGGNPNPQPQPTTAPTNPQPTQPTNPGNPGGNCAPRWAQCGGQGWNGPTCCESGSTCRASNQWYSQCL, translated from the exons ATGATCACCATCGGCACCCTCGctctcgccctcctcaccgccaccCAGGCGGTCGAGGCCCAGTCCTCCGGCTGCGGCAAGGCGCCCCCGTCCTCGGGCACCAAGACCATGACCGTCAACGGCAGGCAGAGACAGTACATCCTCCAGCTGCCCAACAACTACGACCGCAACAAGCAGCACCGTGTCGTCATTGGATACCACTGGCGTGATGGCTCCATGAACGATGTTGCCAGCGGTGGCTTCTACGGTCTTCGTCAGTTGGCCGGTGACAGCACCATCTTTGTTGCCCCCAACGGCTTGAACGCCGGTTGGGCCAACAACGGTGGCGAGGATATCACCTTCACCGACCAGATTGTTACTATGCTCAAGAACGACCTCTGCGTTAACGAGGGCGAGTTCTTTGCTACCGGCTGGAGTTACGGCGGTGCCATGAGTCATAGCGCTGCCTGCTCTCGTCCTG ACGTCTTCAAGGCCGTAGCCGTCATTGCCGGCGCCCAGCTCTCGGGCTGCAGCGGCGGCAACTCCCCCGTCGCCTACCTCGGTATGCACGGCGCCGCCGACAAcgtcctccccatctccatggGCCGTCAGCTCCGCGACAAGTGGCTCCAGACCAACGGCTGCACCTCCAAGAACGCCCCCGAGCCCTCGTCCGGCCAGCAGAACCACATCAAGACCGAGTACTCGTGCACTCGCGCCGCCGTCACCTGGATtgccaacggcggcggccaCGTCCCCGACCCGAGCGGCAGCAACGGCGTCAAGTTCGCCCCCGGCGAGACCTGGTCCTTCTTCAACGCTgccgtcggtggtggtggtggcaaccccaacccccagccccagcctACTACCGCCCCTACTAATCCCCAGCCTACCCAGCCTACTAACCCTGGCAACCCTGGTGGAAACTGTGCGCCGAGATGGGCGCAGTGTGGTGGTCAGGGATGGAACGGCCCTACTTGCTGCGAGAGCGGGAGCACTTGCCGTGCTTCTAACCAGTGGTACTCTCAGTGCCTTTGA
- a CDS encoding hypothetical protein (COG:S; EggNog:ENOG503P6XS; antiSMASH:Cluster_2), whose product MARIGLLARLVVTASLYPIAAARFWTATQIYVLNPVALPSGCDESGATNQPCTTTRLGYPWLATHTTQPPDATPIKTSTETYNGWDLEVLEVYYPAGALPPSELEAGSFDYYYTHTAEGTTKWLVNLTYTAPTTCPTPLEYTTAINLEEFGRLPRELTTILGPKASAEEPTIVTSTRTTWALSADNYVTLTETSYYTSATLHVQPTDIAPAPIEALRDSYAWGIEYYLKQCYLPGEEDPRIKNCPHQAFGRCSKIEEGTAVMITIVGALFVLGFIENIFWFRRLMLGRWALRCGTVCWWFITTLLMIFVTKYEVGRNAEDQEELSKQWKEMSFWLKIKLWLLWGFRHKYPERWLGPKKPVSVEERIEMGNAGGDNGGGNGGGSGGGRASANGGTRAREQVEQDDTPLPVYPGPPSSSVSDGHSMNSGTTAATRGPVLGNLNAVLGPVVGSGTVIIGPTMSPGQQSPASPRRQDTDQGHADGGIRAV is encoded by the coding sequence ATGGCACGGATAGGCCTTTTAGCCAGGTTGGTGGTAACAGCCAGCCTGTACCCAATAGCAGCGGCGAGGTTCTGGACTGCCACACAAATATATGTCCTAAACCCAGTTGCCTTGCCTTCTGGGTGCGACGAGTCTGGTGCAACGAATCAACCATGCACCACAACGCGACTTGGATATCCTTGGTTGGCCACACATACAACCCAGCCACCCGACGCAACACCGATAAAAACCTCGACTGAGACTTACAACGGGTGGGATTTGGAGGTACTCGAGGTTTATTATCCTGCTGGCGCGCTCCCCCCCTCCGAGCTGGAGGCGGGCTCCTTCGACTACTATTACACCCACACGGCGGAGGGAACGACAAAATGGCTTGTCAACCTGACATACACCGCCCCGACCACCTGTCCAACCCCCTTGGAATACACGACAGCGATCAACCTCGAGGAGTTTGGACGACTTCCAAGAGAGCTCACCACTATTCTGGGCCCGAAGGCCAGCGCCGAAGAACCTACTATTGTTACATCCACAAGAACTACTTGGGCTTTGTCCGCCGACAACTATGTGACACTCACCGAAACCTCCTACTACACATCTGCGACGTTACACGTACAACCAACCGACATTGCGCCAGCGCCCATCGAGGCACTGAGAGATTCGTATGCATGGGGCATCGAGTACTACCTTAAACAATGTTACCTGCCAGGCGAAGAGGATCCGCGGATCAAAAATTGTCCACATCAGGCTTTCGGACGCTGCAGCAAAATCGAAGAAGGGACCGCCGTCATGATTACCATCGTCGGAGCCCTCTTTGTTCTCGGCTTTATTGAAAATATTTTCTGGTtcaggaggttgatgttgggccGGTGGGCTCTTCGGTGCGGCACGGTATGCTGGTGGTTTATTACGACGTTGCTCATGATCTTTGTCACCAAATACGAAGTCGGGAGGAACGCCGAGGACCAGGAGGAACTGAGCAAGCAGTGGAAGGAGATGTCGTTTTGGTTGAAGATTAAGCTATGGCTTCTGTGGGGGTTTCGACACAAGTATCCTGAGCGCTGGCTGGGGCCTAAAAAGCCGGTTAGTGTGGAGGAAAGAATTGAGATGGGAAATGCTGGAGGAGATAATGGAGGCGGCAATGGAGgaggtagtggtggtggtagggcTAGCGCTAATGGGGGAACTCGCGCGAGAGAGCAGGTGGAGCAGGATGACACACCTTTGCCAGTTTATCCCGgccctccttcctcaagtGTCAGTGATGGGCATTCGATGAACAGCGGGACAACAGCTGCCACGCGGGGGCCGGTCTTGGGAAACCTAAATGCAGTTCTTGGACCTGTGGTAGGTTCTGGGACTGTGATCATCGGGCCGACGATGAGTCCAGGTCAGCAATCGCCTGCTTCTCCGCGGCGACAGGATACGGATCAGGGTCATGCGGATGGTGGTATCAGGGCTGTTTAA